In Halovivax gelatinilyticus, the following are encoded in one genomic region:
- a CDS encoding HEAT repeat domain-containing protein: MTDESDDGDGSPPVAEIEAELATIGEDVEALEADLEAAETEPDLDEVETTLGEVRETHEAIEIPEPPEEPDDEDEEAPEDPYEDVRDEHDDVGDALDDVESGIEDQRGPYAEDVVSEFNGASGDVGGTRWTVEGIAELYAAVETAVEESEDALDTPLSIDESVTGEVERPTEGSRSELDERIEVAANGFVDVIDDLVDAVEDADLDPDDDAETIAALLTVTDEIQSGVDDATDWDDLEVREQLTREGFYDVLDHVKDFPPEWHALKVHEKRGDVEMILLALDSFDSGFMEEHCLEALQRMGDEAAIEPMLGLAKRRDENAIAILGTIGVEDEQAVDTLLGYVDSGDVNMRTTTFRALGEIGPTEAVQPLANQLADDDETIRSHAARALGLIGDTRAIDPLADCVESDESDTVRASAAWALRQIGTEDALEAVSAFADDRTYLVQAEAERARNAIGD; the protein is encoded by the coding sequence ATGACCGACGAGTCGGACGACGGCGACGGATCACCGCCGGTCGCCGAAATCGAAGCCGAACTCGCGACGATCGGCGAGGACGTCGAGGCGCTCGAAGCCGACCTCGAGGCCGCCGAAACCGAACCCGATCTCGACGAGGTCGAAACCACCCTCGGGGAAGTCCGCGAGACCCACGAGGCGATCGAAATCCCGGAACCGCCCGAGGAGCCGGACGACGAGGACGAAGAAGCACCCGAAGACCCCTACGAGGACGTCAGAGACGAACACGACGACGTGGGCGACGCCCTCGACGACGTCGAATCCGGCATCGAAGACCAGCGCGGCCCCTACGCCGAGGACGTCGTCTCGGAGTTCAACGGCGCGAGCGGTGACGTAGGCGGAACGCGCTGGACAGTCGAAGGCATCGCGGAGCTGTACGCGGCCGTCGAAACCGCCGTCGAAGAATCCGAAGACGCACTCGACACGCCGCTCAGCATCGACGAATCGGTAACTGGTGAGGTTGAGCGACCGACCGAGGGTTCGAGAAGCGAACTCGACGAACGTATCGAGGTGGCCGCAAACGGCTTCGTCGACGTGATCGACGACCTCGTCGACGCCGTCGAGGACGCAGACCTCGATCCGGACGACGACGCCGAAACGATTGCCGCCTTGCTCACCGTGACCGACGAGATCCAGTCCGGCGTCGACGACGCGACCGACTGGGACGACCTCGAGGTACGCGAGCAACTCACTCGCGAGGGGTTTTACGACGTGCTCGATCACGTCAAGGACTTCCCGCCGGAGTGGCACGCGCTGAAAGTACACGAAAAGCGAGGCGACGTCGAGATGATCCTGCTCGCACTCGACTCGTTCGACTCCGGCTTCATGGAAGAACACTGCCTCGAAGCCTTACAACGGATGGGCGACGAGGCGGCCATCGAACCCATGCTCGGGCTGGCGAAGCGTCGCGACGAGAACGCGATCGCCATCCTCGGGACGATCGGCGTCGAAGACGAACAGGCCGTCGACACCCTGCTCGGCTACGTCGACTCCGGCGACGTCAACATGCGCACGACCACCTTCCGCGCGCTCGGCGAGATCGGACCCACCGAGGCGGTTCAGCCCCTGGCCAACCAACTCGCCGACGACGACGAAACCATCCGCAGCCACGCCGCCCGCGCGCTCGGGCTGATCGGCGACACCCGCGCGATCGACCCGCTCGCAGACTGCGTCGAGAGCGACGAGAGCGACACCGTCCGCGCCAGCGCCGCCTGGGCGTTACGTCAGATCGGCACCGAAGACGCCCTCGAAGCCGTCTCCGCCTTCGCCGACGATCGGACATACCTCGTCCAGGCCGAAGCCGAGCGCGCCCGAAACGCGATCGGCGACTGA
- a CDS encoding protein sorting system archaetidylserine synthase (This PssA-like phosphatidyltransferase, along with a PssD-like decarboxylase, is required in Haloarchaea for the archaeosortase ArtA to replace the PGF-CTERM sorting signal with a C-terminal lipid anchor.) translates to MLPRFVGRLGAADVVTVANAVVGFLAVVLAFVDVQLAARIVLLAAVLDGLDGVVARRYGGTPVGPHLDSLADVASFAIAPAVLAFVVIAEGFDIDSTAWSVELAGIGLVCGLFVGMAVTRLGLYTAYDTADEFTEGVQTTLAATILGAAVLAGVTDPWLILGATVAFCYLMVARIRYPDLLARDAMIMGVVHVLAILIPEAAGRTFPYALLTLGIAYLTLGPLLYWRGGAFASKVYGNA, encoded by the coding sequence ATGCTTCCCCGGTTCGTCGGTCGCCTGGGCGCGGCCGACGTCGTCACGGTCGCGAACGCCGTCGTCGGCTTTCTCGCCGTCGTCCTGGCCTTCGTCGACGTCCAGCTGGCCGCACGGATCGTCCTGCTGGCAGCGGTTCTCGACGGACTCGACGGCGTGGTCGCGCGACGCTACGGCGGAACGCCCGTCGGCCCGCACCTGGACTCGCTGGCCGACGTGGCGTCGTTCGCGATCGCACCGGCCGTCCTGGCGTTCGTCGTCATCGCCGAGGGCTTCGACATCGATTCGACGGCCTGGAGCGTCGAACTCGCCGGGATCGGACTTGTCTGTGGCCTCTTCGTCGGCATGGCGGTCACCCGCCTGGGCCTCTACACCGCCTACGATACCGCCGACGAGTTCACCGAGGGCGTCCAGACGACGCTCGCGGCGACGATCCTCGGCGCGGCTGTTCTCGCGGGCGTCACCGACCCCTGGCTGATCCTCGGGGCGACGGTCGCGTTCTGTTACCTGATGGTCGCGCGCATCCGCTATCCCGACCTGCTGGCCAGGGACGCGATGATCATGGGCGTCGTCCACGTCCTCGCGATTCTCATTCCCGAGGCGGCGGGTCGAACGTTCCCGTACGCGCTGTTGACCCTGGGAATCGCCTACCTCACGCTCGGGCCGTTGCTGTACTGGCGCGGCGGCGCCTTCGCCTCGAAGGTGTATGGAAACGCTTAG
- a CDS encoding cupredoxin domain-containing protein yields the protein MRRRAFLATGGSAGLLALSGCTAVGDAADALFGGAEYDIGMSRNAFDPERYEATVGERVVWKNTSESVHTITAYESSIFDTAEYFASGGYESEQEARDAWHSTGGGGFDTRETYAHTFETPGEFPYCCIPHEFDGNDDVRMVGTVVVTE from the coding sequence ATGCGACGGCGTGCGTTCCTCGCGACCGGCGGCTCGGCCGGCCTACTCGCCCTATCCGGCTGTACCGCAGTCGGCGACGCCGCGGACGCGCTCTTCGGCGGTGCGGAGTACGACATCGGGATGAGTCGTAACGCGTTCGATCCCGAACGCTACGAAGCCACCGTCGGCGAGCGCGTCGTCTGGAAGAACACGAGCGAGTCGGTCCACACGATCACGGCCTACGAGAGCTCGATCTTCGACACGGCCGAGTACTTCGCCTCGGGCGGCTACGAGAGCGAACAGGAGGCCAGAGACGCCTGGCACTCGACGGGTGGCGGCGGGTTCGACACCCGCGAAACGTACGCCCACACGTTCGAAACGCCAGGCGAGTTTCCGTACTGTTGTATCCCACACGAGTTCGACGGTAACGACGACGTTCGGATGGTCGGCACCGTCGTGGTCACCGAGTAG
- a CDS encoding 30S ribosomal protein S3ae, giving the protein MSERSVSRAKQEKRWYTVLAPEQFDRQELGETPADEPEQVLDRTIETTLGELTNNASENNTKLTFRITDVGSDAAYTEFEAHSLTRDYLRSLVRRGASKIEAYVTVLTTDDYRVQIQPVAFTTKGADASQEKAIRETMVEMVESAAEDRTFEEVIDSVVQGRLSSAIYGEAKTIYPLRRVEIQKATLEAHPDEVAEEQETAVDVDESDVEADD; this is encoded by the coding sequence ATGAGTGAACGATCAGTTTCACGCGCAAAGCAGGAAAAGCGGTGGTACACCGTGCTCGCACCGGAGCAGTTCGACCGGCAGGAGCTCGGCGAAACTCCCGCTGACGAGCCAGAACAGGTACTCGACCGAACGATCGAAACGACGCTCGGCGAGTTGACGAACAACGCGAGCGAGAACAACACGAAGCTCACCTTCCGCATCACGGACGTCGGCAGCGACGCCGCGTACACGGAGTTCGAAGCGCACTCGCTCACCCGCGACTACCTTCGATCGCTGGTTCGACGCGGTGCCTCGAAGATCGAGGCGTACGTCACGGTCTTGACGACCGACGACTACCGCGTCCAGATCCAGCCCGTCGCGTTCACCACCAAGGGTGCAGACGCGAGCCAGGAGAAGGCCATCCGCGAGACGATGGTCGAGATGGTCGAGTCGGCCGCAGAGGACCGCACGTTCGAGGAGGTCATCGACAGCGTCGTCCAGGGCCGACTCTCCTCTGCCATCTACGGTGAGGCGAAGACAATCTACCCACTGCGACGCGTCGAGATCCAGAAGGCGACGCTCGAAGCCCACCCGGACGAGGTGGCCGAAGAACAGGAGACGGCCGTCGACGTCGACGAGTCGGACGTCGAAGCCGACGACTGA
- a CDS encoding KEOPS complex subunit Pcc1, producing the protein MTPRAEIRTRHADPETVAASIAPDNTDEMETRVETAPTDDDRSDRVVLTTIERDSTNGLQSTVDDTIVNLEVADQIVNAARTEPSPSARSADANHQTTDNTNDKT; encoded by the coding sequence ATGACGCCCCGCGCGGAGATTCGGACGCGCCACGCCGATCCGGAGACTGTCGCGGCGTCGATTGCGCCGGACAACACCGACGAGATGGAGACGCGCGTCGAGACCGCCCCGACCGACGACGATCGATCGGACCGAGTCGTCCTCACGACGATCGAACGCGATTCGACGAACGGGTTGCAGTCGACGGTCGACGACACGATCGTCAACCTCGAGGTTGCCGATCAAATCGTGAACGCGGCGAGAACCGAACCGAGCCCATCCGCCCGATCGGCGGATGCGAACCACCAGACGACAGACAACACTAACGATAAAACATGA
- a CDS encoding 30S ribosomal protein S15 produces MARMHTRRRGSSGSDKPTADDPPEWSDVDADDIEARVVELAEQGYEPSQIGMKLRDEGVTGTPVPDVTLATGKSMTEILDEHDAAPDLPEDLHNLMKRAVRLREHVRANPQDHQNKRSLQNTESKVRRLVEYYRGDKIDPEFTYSYDVAVDLINE; encoded by the coding sequence ATGGCACGAATGCACACACGCCGTCGCGGCTCGTCCGGTTCGGACAAGCCGACGGCAGACGACCCACCGGAGTGGAGTGACGTAGACGCAGACGATATCGAAGCCCGCGTCGTCGAGCTGGCCGAACAGGGATACGAACCCAGCCAGATCGGCATGAAACTACGCGACGAAGGCGTGACCGGCACGCCCGTACCCGACGTGACGCTCGCGACCGGCAAGTCGATGACGGAGATTCTCGACGAACACGACGCCGCGCCGGACCTGCCCGAAGACCTTCACAACCTGATGAAGCGTGCGGTCCGACTTCGCGAACACGTTCGCGCGAACCCGCAGGACCACCAGAACAAGCGCTCACTGCAGAACACGGAGTCGAAAGTCCGCCGGCTCGTCGAGTACTACCGGGGAGACAAGATCGATCCCGAGTTCACCTACAGCTACGACGTCGCGGTCGATCTCATCAACGAGTAA
- a CDS encoding phosphotransferase family protein: protein MFARPSICEAVTTVYETEASVATVSPIQPGNNHAYHVVLEDDTELLCKVGTRFPEAFPAELKTVERVRRETDVPVPRVFGSGTEPLDYPFTVYEYVPDVGAEWTGDLDPTVAAQLCREAGRYLREIHRLSFDSFGRIGHEGDALSVTGPMPYRELLRRSLDRQLSELRESPFAARCDALDALGTELIAAVDLDRVRPALVHGDYRIDNLRLDPTAEQVTTAVLDWELPTAADPLWDAVMATALLADGYRVDPDARRSLRHAFWESYGGGADGTSRRQCYELLARIRLARHLEPEMRGESDDAVAARIAEHEAAFDALLGDR, encoded by the coding sequence GTGTTCGCCCGTCCGTCCATCTGTGAGGCCGTCACCACCGTCTACGAGACGGAGGCATCGGTCGCGACCGTCTCCCCGATTCAACCCGGGAACAACCACGCGTACCACGTGGTTCTCGAAGACGACACCGAACTGCTCTGCAAGGTCGGCACCCGTTTTCCGGAGGCGTTTCCGGCCGAATTGAAGACGGTGGAACGCGTCCGTCGCGAGACCGACGTCCCCGTCCCGCGAGTTTTCGGGAGCGGGACCGAGCCGCTCGACTACCCGTTTACGGTCTACGAGTACGTACCCGACGTGGGCGCCGAGTGGACCGGCGACCTGGACCCGACGGTCGCCGCGCAGCTCTGTCGGGAGGCCGGACGGTACCTCCGTGAGATCCACCGTCTCTCGTTCGACTCGTTCGGCCGAATCGGCCACGAGGGCGACGCGCTTTCCGTGACCGGCCCAATGCCGTACCGGGAGTTGCTCCGACGCTCGCTCGACCGCCAGCTCTCGGAGCTACGCGAGTCTCCGTTCGCAGCGCGCTGTGACGCGCTCGACGCGCTCGGAACCGAGCTGATCGCGGCGGTGGATCTCGATCGCGTTCGGCCGGCGCTCGTCCACGGAGACTATCGAATCGACAACCTCCGTCTCGATCCGACGGCCGAACAGGTCACTACTGCCGTGCTCGACTGGGAACTGCCCACGGCGGCCGACCCCCTCTGGGACGCGGTGATGGCGACGGCGCTGCTCGCTGACGGCTACCGGGTCGACCCCGACGCGAGGCGGTCGCTCCGGCACGCGTTCTGGGAATCCTACGGGGGAGGTGCGGACGGAACCTCTCGCCGGCAGTGTTACGAACTACTCGCTCGGATTCGGCTGGCCCGCCACCTCGAACCGGAGATGCGCGGGGAGTCCGACGACGCCGTGGCCGCTCGGATCGCCGAGCACGAGGCGGCGTTCGACGCGTTGCTCGGTGACCGGTAG
- a CDS encoding amphi-Trp domain-containing protein, with amino-acid sequence MNDEEDESERPSDEEHEGERVMSRADGASILREIADGVETGRIEVGGERGFAATIPERFELEVEYEVEADEAELEIELEWPMEGGEAVSAGEE; translated from the coding sequence ATGAACGACGAAGAAGATGAATCCGAACGGCCATCCGACGAAGAACACGAAGGAGAGCGCGTGATGAGCCGGGCCGACGGCGCATCGATCCTCCGGGAGATCGCCGACGGCGTCGAGACCGGACGGATCGAAGTCGGGGGCGAGCGCGGCTTTGCTGCCACGATACCCGAACGCTTCGAACTCGAAGTCGAATACGAAGTCGAGGCGGACGAGGCCGAACTCGAAATCGAACTGGAGTGGCCGATGGAGGGTGGCGAGGCCGTCTCCGCGGGCGAAGAGTGA